The Tenrec ecaudatus isolate mTenEca1 chromosome 6, mTenEca1.hap1, whole genome shotgun sequence genome has a window encoding:
- the LOC142451465 gene encoding olfactory receptor 6C2-like, with the protein MTNHTSVTTFILLGLTDDPQMNVLVFIALFAAYTLSVTGNLTIIVLTVVDSRLKTAMYFFLQNFSFLEISFTTVCIPRFLYSLSTGDNRITYFACIVQMFLVLLLGATEFFLLALMSYDRYVAICKPLHYATIMNSRVCGRLVFCCWTAGFFFIIIPLIPGLSLEFCNSNAIDHFACDASPLLKIACSNTWVVEQMAIVFAVLILLTTLLCVVLSYSLIIKTILKFPTAQQRMKAFSTCSSHMIVVSITYGGCIFIYIKPSAKDEVAINKGVALLTTTFAPMLNPFIYTLRNKQVKQAFMDFIKRTSFISKT; encoded by the coding sequence ATGACAAACCATACATCAGTAACTACCTTCATACTTCTGGGACTGACAGATGATCCTCAAATGAACGTCCttgtttttattgctttgtttgccGCCTATACATTGAGTGTAACTGGAAACCTGACGATCATTGTACTCACTGTGGTGGACTCCCGTCTGAAAACTGCCATGTACTTTTTTCTCCAAAACTTTTCCTTTTTAGAGATTTCTTTTACTACTGTATGTATTCCAAGATTTCTATACAGCTTATCAACTGGGGATAATAGGATTACCTATTTTGCTTGTATTGTTCAAATGTTTTTGGTCCTCCTCTTGGGAGCTACAGAATTTTTTCTGCTGGCCCTCATGTCCTATGACCGTTACGTGGCCATCTGCAAACCCCTGCACTATGCGACCATCATGAATAGTAGGGTCTGTGGAAGGCTAGTTTTCTGCTGTTGGACAGCAGGGTTTTTTTTCATAATCATACcactaattccaggtctttccctagaATTCTGTAACTCTAATGCCATTGATCATTTTGCTTGCGATGCTTCTCCTCTCCTGAAGATTGCTTGTTCAAACACATGGGTTGTAGAACAGATGGCTATAGTGTTTGCTGTCCTCATCTTGCTCACAACTCTTCTGTGTGTAGTTCTGTCCTATTCGCTTATCATCAAGACCATCCTAAAGTTCCCTACTGCCCAGCAAAGGATGAAAGCCTTTTCTACCTGCTCTTCCCACATGATTGTGGTTTCTATAACATACGGTGGTTGCATCTTCATTTATATCAAACCTTCAGCAAAGGATGAAGTGGCCATCAATAAAGGGGTGGCACTGCTGACTACTACATTTGCCCCCATGTTAAACCCATTTATTTACACCTTGAGGAACAAGCAAGTGAAACAAGCGTTCATGGACTTCATCAAAAGAACTTCATTCATCTCCAAAACATGA